ccaccactcctcccagatgtcaggttggaactcatgcaaggtgccacacatcctcacacatgtcgatcatcATGCTTcagttgcatgcgtcgcgacatctcgcgCTTGGCCgctccacctcgtgcttctatgtgtcaGCCTGCATGGACttcttccatgcacggcgacacctcgagcctCTATAGACACTCAGCTTTCTGGacagttgacaccacgttctgaacccatgcaaaGAGCCACCTCAAGCTTATCGGTCGATTTGCACGATTTTGGCccttctggtgaattttcgtcccgcgatcaatcccgaatatttttacGCTCTCGTTCTaatgctctaaatatttttaatagacttccgatgaattctgatatcccttaaaaatatttcccgatccTCCAGCCTCTTCGAAGAATATTACAgaataccaaaattagggtttcgtCCAATTTctggttttcccgtcgtgcttgcttctaaaaatgttatgcttccaaaacatctgtctgatcaatctaagacatcttctgactatggtcgagcaacttattcgactcatagttcactcacgatcaattcttcgaccacctcgttCTTCAAAATTTGCCGATTGATCTTTACCGCCCGCTGTTCGACCACCAAGTTGATGTTCGTTCAGTCTTCTTTTTTCTTCGAATCATGTCAAGTTTTATATGATCAAAACTAAATATTCCTCCTGATACTTAGACTCCCAAATGCTCGGCTCCAGATTCTAATTTTTGCTCTCTCGACcatttttttaacgggtttctacaccaCCTCCTGTGCTTGCCCAAGTGCATCAAGAGTTTGCCCAAATCTGCCCATCTAAAGTAGCTGATCCTAGACCAGAACCTGCACTTCCTTCattagaagaaaaagaaggcAGCAGTGCTTATCAACATTTGCATGTGGTATATTGTAGatatttcttatttaatttcttttgcaATTTCCATCAATTGGTGTCTGTGAGAGAAAGAACATGCATTTCAAGTTGAAAACATTGAGACGATATCCATGATTATTCTAACTCTGTATGAGCTCAAGGATCAGTTCATTGATTAATCCAGAAACTATTGAACGGAACATTGggatatgaatatatttttatgtaaaagaACTGAATCCATGCCCATTAAATCTCATATACTTGCTACAATTGGCGCTCTTGtttttctgctttttttttgtcttgttaAACATTACTAACGTCGTCTCCCTTTTTTAAATCTGCTGTTGAAGCCTGTGCGGATAATGGAAGATTTTTTAAGGCTAGCTCGATCAAACACAAAAAGGAATCTAGAAACTTGTGGAGTACTTGCTGGCTCTCTGGTGAGTATAGACGGAACACACCTTTgcattcatatattatattgtgCTCGCGTTCATGATTATCTTGTCATCACTTGTAGAAAAACAGGGTTTTTTATATCACTACTCTCATAATCCCAAAGCAGGAGTCAACCTCGGATTCTGTATGTTCCTTCTTAACAATTTACATCAATAACAATTAGTGACAGCCTTTTCACATTCCGactatctttattttttttaatgtacatTGTCAAACACTAAACGAAGAGGAAATATTCGAAGTTCAGGACATACTCTCTTTATTTCCCTTGGGTTGGATTCATGTAAGTTCTCTTAGCCTCGTCAAGCAGCAATTCTCATTCACTATCATTGTCTTTAGAGATTAGTTGTTAATATTCTGGTGGCTAATTACATATTGTTTTCAGACACACCCTACAGAAACTTGCTTCATGTCATCAGTTGATCTTCATACACACTACTCGTATCAGGTTACAAACTTCccattacaatatatatatatatatatatatatatatatgttcacttATGATGTCTAACCATATGGGTTTGTCCCTCTGACAGATAATGCTACCGGAAGCAGTAGCAATCGTGATGGCTCGGACAGACGAAACAACACCTCACGGGATATTCCATCTCTCGGACCCATCAGGTGTATTCGTGATCCGAAACTGCCAGCAGCGAGGCTTCCACCCGCACGAAAAATCAGAAGACAGTAACCCAATCTACGAGCATTGCTCACACGTCTTCCTCAACGCCAAACTCAAATACGAAGTCCTCGAACTCCGCTAAGACCACCAACCCAATCAGAaccatgttttttttctttcagatgtCTAAGCCGTACATAATATTATGTGTATACACTTCTTCAAAACCTACGGCTACTAATGATTGTGTTTTATCTACTCCAAAAACGaatcttatacaataaagtaGGGTATACTCTCTCCTCCTTCCTTCACGTCATCATGGAAGAAGGGGCAAATCCTGACACGTGTCACCATTTTAATCACTTCGCGATATCAACTTTTCCGTGTTTTCTGTGTTCTTTCATTTGGGCTTTTTCGTGTTAATGTAACACAGGCTCATGTTCTGTGTGCTGTAGGCTGTAGCAGATGAACCTCAAGTTAGGTCATATCGCCGATTAAACAGCCTCCGATGAACATCGCCATATTTACGAAAATTACAAGCATCTTCTCTGCTAATTATCAGCTCCAACCATGGCGAATTCCTTTACCTTGCTTGCTGATTTGAAAGCCGGCCGCTGTTCAACAACAGCTGAAACCTCAGCCCAGGTTCGTCTTTTGTCTTTTGAGGTTTGATACCAACTGAAATTTTCTGAATCAGTCTATAACCTAATCACTGTCTTACACAACTGAGTTGTTGATACTTTGCAGACTCGGTGGGGAAGGAGAGGAAACCTTCTACACGACTTATGCTGAAGTCTGTGATAGCTTTGATGCAATGGAACTCAGGTCTGATCTTTTGAGGGGGATTTATGCCTACAGTATGTGAGACATTATCCTTCTGACAACACATTCTATAAACTAACTTATTATGTTCTGTAATATTGtcataaaatttgtatttttctgtTGTGATCTATCATATAATCTTAAAACATCTGGCCAGGGTCTTGATGTGATCCAGCAAGCTCAATCTGGAACCGGCAAGACCGCTACCTTCTGCTCTGGTGTTCTACAACATCTTGATTACACTCTTGTTCTGGCTCCCACCAGAAAACTCGCTCAGCAGATTGAAAAGGTTATGAGACCTCTTGGTGACTACCTCGGTGTCAAAGTCCACGCCTATGTTGGCAGAACAAGTGTGCGTGAGGATCAACGTATCCTCCAGTCTGGTGTCCATGTTGTTGTTGGTACACTTGGTCGTGTTAGACAGTCACTCCGTGCTGACGCCATCAAAATGGTTGTTCTTGATTAAGCTGATGAGATGATCTCTCATGATTTCAAGGATCAGATATACGACATCTTCCAGCTTCTTCCTTCCAAGATTCAGGTTGGTGTTTTCTCTGCGATGATGCAACCTGAAGCCCTTGAGATCACAAGGAAGTTCATGAACAAAACCGTGAGGATTCTGGTTAAGCCTGGCGAACTGACTCGTGAAGGTATCAAACAGTTTTACGTCAATGTTGACAATGATCTACGAGACACTAGCCATCACGCAGAGTGTCATCTTTGTGAACACTATGCGTAAGGTTGATTGGTTAACTTATAAAATGAGAATTTGTGACCACACGGTTTCAGCTACACGTGGAAATATGGATCAGAACACGAGAGATATCATCATGCAAGAGTTTTGCTCTGGATATTCACGTGTTCCTATAACTACTGATCTTCTTGCACATGGTATAGATGTTCAGCAAGTGTCTTTGGTGATTAACTTTGAGCTCCCAACACAACTGGAGAATTAACTTCACCATACCGGAAGAAGTGGGAGGTTTGGGAGAAAGGGAGTATCGTTTAATTTCATGACAACGGATGATGACAGTTTTACAATGTGATCTTTGAGGAGTTGCCAAGTAATGTTGCTGATCTTCTCTGAGCCTCTTTTGTTTCCAGTTGAGGCGGCCCGGTAATTTCTATCTTGATTTTTTGGCAAAATAAGAAGAGAACTCAtctcatatttttttgtgttaacGTGACTCATAAGGATAGTCTGTGAACTGAAGGttatttgtttctttgcttTTACATAGAATATCATTCACAATATACATAATTCATACGACATCAAGGATTGAATACATGAATGCAACTCTCATGTCCTTTAAAGGCAAGCAACTCTCATGTCCTTTAAAGGCAAAAAGTACAACAACTGCTTACGCacatcaattatatttttcttctttcactATTTAccaacaaaaaagaagaaaaaatatatgaacGATCGTCAACCCCCGGGACAAGTGTAAATTAAAGACCATCAACAAAAGAATCTCACTGACCCATCAAAAGTGGAGGAGACTTCTGCTGAAGGTAAGGCACAGCTTGAGGTATTCAAATCCCTTTATATGTCAAGTCTCTAAATTCTATATCAACAATATCAAATGCACCAGAaagtaatattttgaaaattaatatatctacAAGCAATTCTCATGTGTCcctaattcccaactaagaactATATTATAACACTCCTACCATCCCAGTCCATCACGTTACTAAGTATTCACCCAACGTatacagaaaaaaataagaaaaaatgattaaacaaatataagttAAATTAGTCGAAGCCTGATCATTTGATTTGATTGGTTTAAAAACTATTCACCCTAAGAAAACTTTTAGATAAATAGTACAAAAATTATTGCTTAATTAAAACATACGAATCctgaaaaattttaaataatagttatgttattaataaaatacaacatcaatataaagaatatataatatgatgcTCTCTTACAAATCCacactaaatataaatttgtgtagattattttgataaaaattaacaaTCTAGCATAAACAAATAGTCAAATCATCATAAAccattaactaaaaaaaaacacaaacgcTTCTGATTAAATGGTCCTTTAAACAAGATTTTACAAGAAAATCAAAACTTGAATTCACCGTCTATAAGACATAGCTATATCAACTATATCACCTTATGTTGCTTTCAATTTTGAACTCTCACAAATAACTAAAGAATGAATAATAAACCACttcttttttatgtattttcacACCAAACAAAACCTTCATGAGCAAATCTTCGTCGCACACTCTAAGTCTATATCCACATGTCCAACAcatgataatttattattgattaCCGGCTATCATCTATTACAAcatcaatataattttaatgacaTGGAATTCATGTTAACATACCATGAAACAGAACACCCCAACTCAACCCTACTTATACAAGACAGTCCACTACGTGATGGAAATTACTAACACCTGAAGACCGACCATAACATAGCTGATGATCTTCAAGTTACTCTTACTATCACAGACTACAACCAAAAGTGACTGCAAAATTTGATGTCTGCTTTATCATCACCATCTGGAGGGAATTAATAGGCCTCCAACtacatatgaaaaaaaaacaatacatgcACGGTATGCATCGGAAATTACAAAATAGAACTTATCTATGCTCTCTTACTTGTGACCATACTTCCATTTCCGCTGCATTGATCAATGGCTTCGTTTAAACATAAGTTGTTCCATATGTGGGGAAAATCATATATGATTCAgcattattacaatttataaGGGAGTTTCTTATATTCAAATTTTCAGTTTCATTTACATGAtgcttttgatttttg
The Brassica napus cultivar Da-Ae chromosome A1, Da-Ae, whole genome shotgun sequence DNA segment above includes these coding regions:
- the LOC125575362 gene encoding AMSH-like ubiquitin thioesterase 3, producing the protein QPFHIPTIFIFFNVHCQTLNEEEIFEVQDILSLFPLGWIHTHPTETCFMSSVDLHTHYSYQIMLPEAVAIVMARTDETTPHGIFHLSDPSGVFVIRNCQQRGFHPHEKSEDSNPIYEHCSHVFLNAKLKYEVLELR